In Caldicellulosiruptor morganii, the following proteins share a genomic window:
- the hepT gene encoding type VII toxin-antitoxin system HepT family RNase toxin, with protein MVKRDVILSKISQLKEYIDFLKEIRKIPKEEYITNKFVYGSAERFLHLAMEAIFDICNHIISDLRLRKPENYKDIFKVLFENNIITRTQFEKFSKMAGFRNILVHDYAKINREIVYEIIVNNLSDFEDLVDTISEYI; from the coding sequence ATGGTGAAAAGAGATGTAATTTTATCTAAAATATCACAGCTCAAAGAGTATATTGACTTTTTGAAAGAAATTCGGAAAATCCCAAAAGAAGAATATATTACAAATAAATTTGTATACGGTTCTGCAGAAAGATTTTTACATCTTGCAATGGAAGCTATTTTTGACATTTGTAATCATATAATTTCCGATTTGCGTCTGCGAAAACCGGAAAACTATAAAGACATTTTTAAGGTACTTTTTGAAAACAACATTATTACCAGAACGCAGTTTGAAAAATTTTCAAAAATGGCTGGTTTCAGAAATATTCTTGTGCATGATTATGCAAAAATAAACAGAGAAATTGTTTATGAAATCATAGTCAATAATTTAAGTGATTTTGAAGATCTTGTTGATACAATTTCAGAGTATATTTAA
- the mntA gene encoding type VII toxin-antitoxin system MntA family adenylyltransferase antitoxin: MEQEKVINLAKEFVEKINKEYAIKFAYLFGSFAKGTFNNMSDIDIAVMFEKDIPELEDAVLRGFLMEEGKALFKRDVDIVNLKNASIFLKYSIIKDGIILKDHEERISFEASVLREYFDFSYYSEIYNQKILESIKNKEFFRR, encoded by the coding sequence ATGGAGCAAGAAAAAGTGATAAACCTGGCAAAAGAGTTTGTTGAAAAAATAAACAAAGAATATGCGATAAAGTTTGCATATTTGTTTGGTTCATTTGCAAAAGGGACATTTAACAACATGAGCGATATTGACATCGCAGTTATGTTTGAAAAAGACATCCCTGAGCTCGAGGATGCAGTATTGAGAGGATTTTTGATGGAAGAGGGAAAAGCTTTGTTTAAAAGAGATGTTGACATTGTCAATTTAAAAAATGCCAGTATTTTTTTAAAGTACAGCATAATCAAGGATGGGATAATTCTAAAAGACCATGAAGAAAGAATTTCATTTGAAGCAAGTGTCCTCAGGGAGTATTTTGATTTTAGCTATTATTCTGAGATTTATAATCAGAAAATACTTGAAAGTATAAAAAATAAAGAATTTTTCAGAAGGTGA